A single region of the Triticum dicoccoides isolate Atlit2015 ecotype Zavitan chromosome 2B, WEW_v2.0, whole genome shotgun sequence genome encodes:
- the LOC119364523 gene encoding putative pentatricopeptide repeat-containing protein At1g09680: protein MRRALRHRPRLQPPAETPPATSSPLPWYAAPRAPPSHSPSTTEADPLIVAASEVALTLPVHPAPLPATAPAPLLRLLPAFTSAHFLSLLRSNPLSLPPLPLLSLFRLLLLASPPGLFRHTPSSFLSMSHHLLLHRLPDLARPLLRLLVSRLGRSSPPRLLPLLLPAASPGDPAPLVSELAAAYADEGLLADACSLVLLALRGGTRLPAPVCFGLMSRLPTTPEAYTFYLQLLDAGMPPEVRQFNVLMRDFVRFGDLAGARKVFDEMRTRSVQPTVVSFNTLISGMCRARDLDGVDELYKGMTQMGIKPDVYTYSALIKGLSSSGRMEDATMMFGEMRERGVKPNTIVFTTLIDAHCKDGDVKAGMDLYQDMRARGVMPDLVAYNALLNGLCRARNFKAAECIVEEMRGTGLKPDKVTYTTLIDGCCKDGKLDMAMDIKQKMVDKEVALDEVTYTALVSGLSKAGRPVDAERVLVEMIEAGLEPDNTTYTMVIDAFCRKGDVKTGFKLLKEMQNKGRKPGVVTYNVIMSGLCKLGQLKNADMLLHAMLNIGVSPDDITYNILLDGQCKHGKVTDSEELKSAKGMVPDFGVYTSLISELVKKKPAKSYHDR from the coding sequence ATGCGGAGAGCCCtccgccaccgcccgcgcctccaGCCGCCCGCTGAAACACCGCCGGCGACGTCCTCCCCTCTCCCATGGTACGCCGCACCGCGGGCGCCGCCATCGCATTCGCCGTCCACAACCGAGGCCGACCCCCTGATCGTTGCCGCCTCCGAAGTCGCGCTCACTCTGCCAGTCCACCCCGCCCCGCTCCCGGCCACGGCGCCGGCGCCACTCCTACGCCTCCTCCCCGCCTTCACCTCCGCCCACTTTCTCTCCCTCCTCCGCTCCAACCCCCTCTCCCTCCCGCCGCtcccgctcctctccctcttccgcCTACTTCTTCTCGCTTCCCCTCCCGGCCTCTTCCGCCACACGCCCTCCTCCTTCCTCTCCATgtcccaccacctcctcctccaccgcctcccggACCTCGCTCGCCCGCTCCTCCGCCTCCTAGTCTCCCGACTCGGCCGCTCCTCTCCGCcgcgcctcctccctctcctcctccccgctgCCTCCCCCGGAGACCCCGCCCCTCTCGTCTCCGAACTCGCTGCGGCCTACGCCGACGAGGGCCTCCTCGCCGACGCctgctccctcgtcctcctcgcccTCCGCGGCGGCACCCGCCTACCGGCGCCTGTGTGTTTCGGCCTCATGAGCCGGCTCCCCACTACCCCCGAAGCATACACTTTCTACCTGCAGCTGCTTGACGCCGGCATGCCCCCGGAGGTCAGGCAGTTCAACGTGCTGATGCGAGATTTTGTTAGATTTGGGGACCTTGCAGGTGCACGcaaagtgttcgacgaaatgcgaACGAGGAGCGTGCAGCCGACTGTGGTCAGCTTCAACACCTTGATTTCAGGCATGTGTAGAGCGCGCGATCTGGACGGTGTAGACGAGCTGTACAAGGGAATGACGCAGATGGGTATCAAACCTGATGTCTACACTTACAGTGCTCTGATAAAGGGTTTGTCCAGTTCAGGGAGGATGGAGGATGCAACAATGATGTTTGGTGAAATGCGCGAGAGAGGCGTGAAACCCAATACCATTGTGTTCACAACATTGATCGATGCACATTGCAAGGATGGGGATGTGAAGGCTGGAATGGACTTGTACCAGGATATGAGGGCAAGGGGTGTGATGCCAGATTTGGTGGCATACAATGCACTGTTGAATGGGCTCTGTCGGGCGAGAAATTTTAAGGCTGCCGAATGCATTGTGGAAGAGATGAGGGGCACAGGTCTGAAGCCAGATAAGGTGACTTACACCACACTCATCGATGGTTGCTGCAAGGACGGCAAGCTAGACATGGCGATGGATATCAAGCAGAAAATGGTGGACAAAGAGGTTGCGTTGGATGAGGTGACATATACAGCACTCGTCTCCGGGTTGAGCAAGGCAGGACGGCCAGTCGATGCCGAGAGGGTCCTTGTTGAGATGATTGAAGCTGGTTTGGAGCCTGACAACACGACCTACACGATGGTGATTGACGCCTTCTGTAGGAAAGGCGACGTGAAGACAGGCTTTAAACTACTGAAGGAGATGCAGAACAAGGGTCGAAAACCAGGAGTTGTGACATACAACGTGATTATGAGTGGCCTCTGCAAGCTGGGGCAGCTGAAGAATGCCGACatgcttctgcatgcaatgctcaaTATAGGGGTGTCCCCAGATGATATCACATACAACATTCTCTTGGATGGGCAGTGCAAGCATGGAAAAGTTACTGATTCTGAAGAGCTGAAAAGTGCAAAAGGAATGGTGCCAGATTTTGGCGTTTATACTTCACTGATCAGCGAGCTTGTCAAGAAGAAACCAGCCAAGAGCTACCACGATAGATAA
- the LOC119364524 gene encoding vacuolar iron transporter 1: MDGHGDGRQPMLEKGPPSHRERHFTAGEVVRDVIMGVSDGLTVPFALAAGLSGASAPSSLVLTAGLAEVAAGAISMGLGGYLAAQSEADHYKREMKREQDEIIAVPDTEAAEIGDIMAEYGLEPHEYGPVVEGLLRNPQAWLEFMMRFELGLEKPDPRRALQSALTIALSYIIGGLVPLLPYMFISTVQDAMLTSVGVTLLALLFFGYIKGRFTGNRPFLSAVQTTIIGAVASAAAYGMAKAVQAR, translated from the exons ATGGACGGTCACGGCGACGGCCGGCAGCCCATGCTGGAGAAGGGCCCGCCGAGCCACCGGGAGCGGCACTTCACGGCCGGGGAGGTGGTGCGCGACGTCATCATGGGCGTGTCCGACGGCCTCACCGTGCCCTTCGCCCTCGCCGCGGGCCTCTCCGGCGCCAGCGCGCCGTCGTCGCTCGTCCTCACCGCAGGCCTCGCCGAGGTCGCCGCCGGGGCGATCTCCATGGGCCTCGGAGG GTACCTGGCTGCCCAAAGCGAGGCAGATCACTACAAGCGGGAGATGAAGAGGGAGCAGGACGAGATCATTGCCGTCCCAGACACTG AGGCTGCTGAGATTGGGGATATCATGGCAGAGTATGGGCTCGAACCGCATGAGTATGGCCCTGTCGTGGAGGGCCTCCTGAGGAACCCGCAGGCTTGGCTCGAGTTCATGATGAG GTTCGAGCTCGGATTGGAGAAGCCGGATCCTAGAAGAGCCTTGCAGAGCGCTTTAACAATAGCGCTATCTTATATCATCGGTGGATTGGTCCCTCTCCTGCCCTACATGTTCATCTCCACGGTCCAGGACGCCATGCTCACATCAGTTGGAGTCACGCTGCTCGCGCTCCTTTTCTTTGGCTACATCAAGGGTCGATTTACTGGGAACCGCCCGTTCCTCAGCGCTGTCCAGACTACTATTATTGGTGCTGTTGCCTCTGCTGCGGCATACGGGATGGCGAAGGCTGTGCAAGCTAGATAA